In Methylotenera sp. L2L1, the following proteins share a genomic window:
- a CDS encoding NuoB/complex I 20 kDa subunit family protein: MSLEGVLEKGFVTTTLDTVINYTRTGSLWPMTFGLACCAVEMMHAGASRYDLDRFGIVFRPSPRQSDVMIVAGTLVNKMAPALRKVYDQMAEPRWVISMGSCANGGGYYHYSYAVVRGCDRIVPVDVYVPGCPPTAEALLYGIIQLQNKIKRTNTIAR, translated from the coding sequence ATGAGTCTTGAAGGTGTTTTAGAAAAAGGGTTTGTCACCACTACGTTAGATACGGTGATTAACTATACCCGTACTGGTTCTCTGTGGCCGATGACTTTTGGTTTGGCCTGCTGTGCGGTTGAAATGATGCATGCAGGCGCCTCACGTTACGACCTTGATCGTTTTGGTATCGTATTTCGCCCTAGTCCGCGTCAGTCTGACGTAATGATTGTGGCTGGGACTTTAGTCAATAAAATGGCGCCAGCTTTACGTAAAGTGTATGACCAGATGGCTGAGCCACGCTGGGTTATTTCCATGGGTTCCTGTGCTAACGGTGGTGGTTATTACCATTACTCTTATGCTGTTGTGCGCGGGTGTGATCGTATTGTTCCTGTTGATGTCTATGTGCCAGGCTGCCCGCCTACAGCGGAGGCGTTGTTGTACGGCATTATCCAGTTGCAAAATAAAATTAAACGTACAAACACCATTGCCCGTTAA